The Glycine soja cultivar W05 chromosome 6, ASM419377v2, whole genome shotgun sequence genome has a window encoding:
- the LOC114416857 gene encoding VQ motif-containing protein 19-like yields MKINLRLQETETPPSMNNSPRSNLSNNNCTNNNSIGIQIPTTPKTIPRSDSTTNPYPTTFVQADTSTFKHVVQMLTGSSETTNPQQQLQDPVQPQSSSSKNFNIPPMKTTPKKQQGFKLYERRNNNNHLKNTLMINTLVPNFAHSSGFSSSSSSPCNKPEILSPSLLDFPSLTLSSPVTPLNDDPFDKSSSLPSLGSTSSEEERAIAEKGFYLHPSPMSTPRDFEPQLLPLFPVTSPRVSESTT; encoded by the coding sequence ATGAAAATCAACTTAAGGCTCCAAGAAACAGAAACCCCACCTTCCATGAACAACTCCCCAAGAAGCAATCTGAGCAACAACAACTGCACCAATAATAATAGCATTGGCATCCAAATCCCCACCACACCAAAAACCATTCCCAGATCTGACTCCACCACCAATCCTTACCCCACCACCTTTGTTCAAGCTGACACTTCCACTTTCAAACATGTTGTTCAGATGCTCACTGGCTCATCAGAAACCACAAATCCTCAACAGCAACTACAAGATCCAGTTCAACCACAATCATCATCATCCAAGAACTTCAACATCCCTCCAATGAAAACAACGCCAAAGAAGCAGCAAGGGTTCAAGCTCTATGAGAGGAGGAACAACAACAACCATCTCAAGAACACCCTCATGATCAACACCTTGGTCCCCAATTTTGCACACAGCTCAGGattctcctcctcctcatcaTCACCCTGCAACAAGCCAGAGATCCTCTCTCCAAGCTTGCTTGACTTCCCTTCCCTCACTCTCAGCAGCCCAGTCACTCCTTTGAATGATGACCCTTTTGACAAGTCCTCCTCATTACCTTCATTGGGAAGCACTTCTTCAGAGGAAGAGAGAGCCATAGCTGAAAAAGGGTTCTACTTGCATCCCTCTCCCATGTCTACTCCAAGAGACTTTGAGCCTCAGCTCTTGCCTTTGTTCCCTGTGACTTCACCTAGAGTTTCTGAGTCAACTACTTGA